From the Platichthys flesus chromosome 6, fPlaFle2.1, whole genome shotgun sequence genome, one window contains:
- the tbc1d15 gene encoding TBC1 domain family member 15 isoform X1 has translation MAADSVQKVLSEHEGVFIHPSSEEDAIELDLLVSGSLRIVDKDGDVWVEYRPLEEAVDPSSMLCAGKDSSSVMEWAHCSGERCHKQLETQQSYETEWDMVNAASFRKKPCANGEGSLNHINEKSRGAFSFSVGDLSSITVKDEGWTFLIFKLKESSPPLPALHFHQGGSREFLDSLGRFALLSVAPDDEACLLVSTTNKALSQSFENLLEDNNFGLVNKFRKDPYVTTLGGFSKVTNYIFDAFRGTEEQHQRPPEEVADLLGEVIPGLEINQQEEPGFEVITRIDLGSRPLVTRSEPMSVEDWTKHQDPEGRMIRIFHLKQVIFKGGLCHAVRKEAWKFLLGYFPWSSTQDERKALQRLKTDEYFRMKLQWKSVSEEQERRNSRLRDYRSLIEKDVNRTDRTNRFYEGIDNPGLVLLNDILMTYCMYDFDLGYVQGMSDLLSPILFVMENEVDAFWCFVSFMDQMHQNFEEQMQGMKTQLLQLSSLLRLLDLSFWNYLECQDSGYLYFCFRWLLIRFKRELSFQDVLRMWEVMWTGLPCQNFHLLVCCAILDSEKQKIMEEKYGFNEILKHINELSMKLDIEEILQKAEGISLQMRSCKDLPDSVRNILGFEASVSGSDPTSAAPPPAVSRAAQRQDACSSLHTHLRETSSHNSCKVAFIS, from the exons GACTCCAGCTCAGTGATGGAGTGGGCTCATTGTTCGGGGGAGCGGTGTCACAAGCAGTTGGAAACTCAGCAGAGCTACGAGACGGAGTGGGACATGGTCAATGCTGCGTCCTTCAGGAAGAAACCCTGCGCCAACGGAGAAG GCTCTCTAAACCACATTAATGAGAAGAGCAGGGGTGCGTTCAGCTTCAGTGTCGGTGACCTCAGCTCCATCACAGTGAAGGATGAAGGTTGGACGTTCCTCATCTTCAAACTGAAAGAGTCCTCCCCGCCCCTCCCTGCTCTGCACTTCCACCAAGGTGGAAGCAGAGAGTTCCTGGACAGCCTGGGGAGATTCGCACTGCTCAGCGT CGCTCCAGATGATGAAGCGTGTCTGCTGGTCAGCACGACAAACAAGGCTCTGTCTCAGTCCTTCGAGAACCTTCTGGAAGACAACAACTTCGGCCTTGTTAAC AAGTTCAGAAAAGACCCGTACGTGACCACGCTGGGCGGCTTCTCCAAAGTCACCAACTACATATTTGATGCTTTCCGGGGGACGGAGGAGCAGCACCAGCGCCCCCCAGAGGAGGTGGCTGACCTGCTGGGTGAAGTCATCCCAGGACTGGAGATCAACCAGCAGGAGGAGCCAGGCTTTGAGGTCATCACCAGG ATCGACCTGGGATCGAGGCCCCTGGTTACGAGGAGCGAGCCCATGTCTGTGGAGGACTGGACCAAACACCAGGACCCAGAGGGGAGGATGATCCGGATCTTTCACCTGAAACAAGTCATCTTCAAAGGG GGGCTGTGTCACGCCGTGAGGAAGGAGGCCTGGAAGTTTCTGTTGGGGTATTTTCCGTGGAGCAGCACTCAGGACGAGAGGAAAGCTCTGCAGAGACTCAAGAC TGACGAATACTTCAGGATGAAGCTGCAGTGGaagtcagtcagtgaggagcaggagaggaggaactCCAGACTCAGAGACTACAGGAGTCTGATCG AGAAAGACGTGAACAGAACCGACAGAACCAACAGGTTCTATGAGGGCATCGATAACCCCGGCCTCGTACTCCTCAACGACATCCTGATGACGTACTGCATGTACGACTTCGACCTCG GTTACGTTCAGGGGATGAGTGACCTGCTCTCCCCGATTCTCTTTGTGATGGAGAACGAGGTCGACGCCTTCTGGTGTTTTGTCTCCTTCATGGATCAAATG catcaGAACTTTGAGGAGCAGATGCAGGGCATGAAGACGCAGCTGCTTCAGCTCAGTTCTCTGCTCAGACTGCTGGACTTGTCTTTCTGGAATTACCTCG agtgTCAGGACTCAGGTTACCTGTATTTCTGTTTCCGCTGGTTGTTGATCAGATTCAAGCGGGAGCTCAGTTTCCAGGACGTCCTGCGGATGTGGGAG GTGATGTGGACCGGTCTTCCCTGTCAAAACTTCCACCTGCTCGTCTGCTGCGCCATCCTGGACTCCGAGAAACAGAAGATCATGGAGGAGAAGTACGGCTTCAATGAAATCCTCAAG cACATCAACGAACTTTCAATGAAGCTGGACATTGAAGAGATTCTTCAGAAAGCCGAGGGCATCAGTCTGCAGATGAGGAGCTGTAAG GACTTACCCGACTCGGTCAGAAACATTCTGGGCTTCGAGGCGAGCGTCAGTGGCTCTGACCCGACCagcgctgctcctcctccggcGGTTTCCAGAGCGGCGCAGCGACAGGACGCCTGCTccagcctccacacacacctgcGAGAGACGAGCTCTCACAACAGCTGCAAAGTGGCCTTTATATCCTAG